One Benincasa hispida cultivar B227 chromosome 5, ASM972705v1, whole genome shotgun sequence genomic window carries:
- the LOC120077281 gene encoding uncharacterized protein LOC120077281 translates to MDSSKGLEENLDEFQKIIVDLNNISEKMSNENQAVILLNSLPESYREIKAAIKYGQDSFSMDIVKKFPLNKSNEASSSKHKGDSSAANVTDGYDSAEENDGGLVLLGDNGACDVKEIGSIRIETYDDRAGYSYKSDNGVLKVIKGYLVKLKGTLRNGLYLLECTAVSGSVAVAYGKETDKSMLWYNRLAHVPSMGGSRYFMSIIDDFSRKVYMYPLKQKDEAFRKFLELKKQVENNTGKKVKYLRTDNGLEFVNHKFDKFCKSEGIMRHFTITYTPQQNGLAERFNQTIMERTYVS, encoded by the exons ATGGACTCAAGTAAAGGCTTAGAAGAGAACCTAGATGAATTTcagaagattatagttgatctTAATAACATCAGTGAGAAGATGTCGAATGAAAATCAAGCAGTTATTCTTTTGAATTCTTTGCCAGAATCGTATCGAGAAATTAAGgcagctattaaatatggacAGGATTCATTTTCCATGGATATAGT aaaaaaatttcctttGAATAAGAGCAATGAAGCATCAAGTAGCAAGCATAAAGGGGATTCTAGTGCAGCAAATGTTACTGATGGGTATGATTCAGCAGAG GAAAATGATGGAGGATTAGTTTTGCTTGGTGATAatggtgcttgtgatgtaaaagaAATTGGGTCAATTCGAATTGAAACATATGATG atagagcaGGTTATTCCTATAAATCTGATAATGGAGTTCTGAAGGTTATCAAGGGTTATTTAGTTAAGCTGAAGGGGACCTTGAGGAATGGTCTTTATTTGTTGGAGTGTACTGCAGTTTCAGGTAGTGTTGCTGTTGCATATGGGAAAGAAACAGATAAATCTATGTTATGGTATAACAGATTAGCTCAT gtaccttctatgggaggttcGAGATACTTTATGTCGATCATTGATGACTTTTCAAGAAAGGTGTATATGTATCCACTGAAACAGAAGGATGAAGCTTttaggaaatttcttgaattgAAAAAGCAGGTTGAGAACAATACAGGCAAGAAGGTAAAGTATCTGAGGACAGACAATGGTTTGgaatttgtgaatcacaaatttgataaattttgcaaatctgaGGGAATTATGAGGCATTTCACTATTACGTACACTCCACAGCAAAATGGTTTAGCTGAGAGGTTCAACCAAACAATTATGGAGCGTACATatgtctcttga